Proteins from a single region of Nitratidesulfovibrio sp.:
- a CDS encoding FecR domain-containing protein → MRITRLPARVPLALPALLVLLTLGLVPCASVTWADPPAANFRSVSGAVTVERAGSSTAPAPGDPLLVGDILRTGPDGKAGVSFQDGTRIAVGPGSELTVQSYRFVPLEKDYDFDVYMQRGEAAYSSGRLAKLAPEAVRFRTPQAAVGVRGTRFLIRAE, encoded by the coding sequence ATGCGCATCACACGTCTGCCTGCTCGCGTGCCGCTGGCACTGCCAGCCTTGCTGGTCCTGCTGACCTTGGGGCTTGTCCCTTGTGCATCCGTCACGTGGGCGGACCCACCCGCCGCCAATTTCCGCTCGGTGTCCGGCGCGGTCACCGTGGAGCGGGCAGGCAGCAGCACGGCCCCCGCACCGGGCGACCCGCTGCTGGTGGGCGACATTCTGCGCACCGGACCGGACGGCAAGGCCGGGGTCAGCTTTCAGGACGGCACGCGCATCGCCGTGGGGCCGGGTTCGGAACTGACGGTGCAGTCCTACCGCTTCGTGCCGCTGGAAAAGGACTACGATTTCGACGTGTACATGCAGCGCGGCGAGGCGGCCTATTCTTCCGGGCGGCTGGCCAAGCTGGCGCCAGAAGCCGTCAGGTTCCGCACGCCGCAGGCCGCAGTGGGCGTACGCGGCA